A part of Oncorhynchus gorbuscha isolate QuinsamMale2020 ecotype Even-year linkage group LG09, OgorEven_v1.0, whole genome shotgun sequence genomic DNA contains:
- the LOC124044069 gene encoding E3 SUMO-protein ligase RanBP2-like isoform X1, producing the protein MFLRKFRTYLSKIYNANADDMDKLPVSMEEVMDLLNDVNQQLGEIGEAMDEEGRPVHFSPQFTEPAASVAHIKFSPLTPSPSKSFVPSSKIHMTPPHWAEHQKSLLQMLCQQVEALKNEVHDLRHNSSDSMASPHQRMYGDGYGAESMQEGYPPTQTFHVAPLTVATTQAPSMYFNQSPAYNSGQYLLRPAANVTPTKAPVYGVNRLPPQQHMYTYQQPTNTPPLQSTPACIYPPQDQVFGTPLHFESPATSLLSPYSEEYYGHSQPTTNPPLPEPGYFTKPSVVPVQPPKSIEGKPVDFGKIAFGQQVPAEPLKVPGFGAGVVAQSTPSSAAFKFNSNFKSNDGDFTFKAKNSENLLGLLTSDIPTKSEGPSEVEPPSQGGIFSFGTKSMAGFSFSDAAQSRDKPNLFEKIEQPFSFTDQTKPVFGLENTAVEKGPESDNDSTHVEEDEDGPHFEPIVPLPDKVDVKTGEEEEEEMFCNRSKLFRFDAETKEWKERGIGIVKILKHNTSGKVRLLMRREQVLKICANHYITPDMLLKPIAGSDKSWVWNAIDYADEEPRPEQLAIRYKTADEALLFKTKFEEAQKIVPKSPEKLQDQPDRKATSPNSSAPQVTNFAAQFAKKDGEWHCNVCYVRNAATIMQCVACQTANPNSLSETDSKLATETKGFTSEAASVRGFTFGFGADLSKDTSSAGSIGKGFGAFGAQIPSSFTFGTSGTTSIPVAGFGAQFGKNKETTAEVAAASKPLTNPLGSGFGAQFGKKPGQWDCDVCAVRNQASSNSCVSCQTPNHAAKTVVDRAAASKPLTNPLGSGFGAQFGKKPGQWDCDVCAVRNQASSNSCVSCQTPNHAAKTVVDRAAASKPLTNPLGSGFGAQFGKKPGQWDCDVCAVRNQASSNSCVSCQTPNHAAKTVVDRAAASKPLTNPLGSGFGAQFSKKPGQWDCDVCAVRNQASSNSCVSCQTPNPSAKSTVAVAPPPKPTVSGFGDLFAKRDRQWDCDTCLVRNDASVSKCVSCQTPNASSTSSLGAMFAKQGGQWDCDTCLVRNDSSASQCVSCQTPNTKSTATPSSSSFSFSFGSQSTSTQPVGNVFKANFNSDSSFQFGTSKVDTGAPASFKFETPQAESSGSSAAGFSFNMPVPAGGFKFGTQETAKETPPDETQTPASGSASMFLKNIAEQHREKEKESDVGIPASVPSVDNTDENGKPNDFSFADLAKNSQGDFKFGQTDSNCKEFSHGGEQLFTSLQSNQWADTSADQDEEDVYKTEENDDIQFEPVVQMPDKVDLVTGEEDEQALYSQRVKLFRFDGDISQWKERGVGVLKFLKNATNGRLRVLMRREQVLKVCANHWITTTMNLKPLAGSDKAWMWLANDFSEGDAKLEQLAAKFKTPELAEEFKLKFEECQRLLLDIPLQTPHKLVDTGRTAHLIQKAEEMKSGLKDLKSFLTDDKTKIKEDDSQANITTASNTSGLIIKPHVESTGPTLEWDNYDLREEALDDSADTSVYTSPLASSPIRKNLFCFGESTAGFNFSFQPVISPTKSPAKLNQSGVSVDEEQDVTQEEERDGLYFEPVVPLPDLVEISTGEENENVCFSHRAKLYRYDKDLNQWKERGIGDLKILQNYDTKRVRLLMRRDQVLKICANHWVTSSMKLEPMKGAEKAWVWSAIDFAEVAEGNVEQLAVRFKLQDVANYFRDIFDRAKTAQENEILVTPIASCETLPPEVATAPGMTVCGQAAVAILEETTRERTELTSETFHTPDSTSTPHSPLNPSKMVMSPPKFLFGTDSLQKIFGSSLLLSKEDGSSESTKAKDSGWTSQSSPAFKIPEKGLDFRLFKDNPMAFWTSTSSTQFEPPAPPQARADDDSEVEVVYERQPTAEQAALARELLLPLTFFCYQNEPGNTNDDQTDDEDFETAVKALNGKLYPDPPERKAANSAAQAEIGAEGLYPEVEVVLEKRSTPDEEQKAKPLQLPPTFSDVVGKAEKDQPEDFKTEDAERSAHPVSSEAVSSSTGDTVPEQQFPDQSPSSQVQVPDLSEAEAEFPAQSVTIQEAEVQQTPDQSDSTPTRSQTAVSSSGEQAQTSNPSAKPVACAPALVTASFGFGAQFVKKPGQWECDACLVRNEESASSCVSCQTPNPAASSGKQAPDQSDSTPAATSSSPIDLSTKKTSEPDSTSTFTTTITQDAPNSFGSLGFSDLGGEGISFADLAQNTGGEFAFGKQDSNFSWANAGATLFGAAASPNAEGGEERSHEEDANNVEIHFDPIVTLPEVETKSGEEDEEILFKERTKLYRWERDLGQWKERGVGDIKILFHPDKRFYRVLMRREQVLKVCANHTICQSMELKPMNTSNQALVWTATDFAEGEGKVEQLAAKFKTAELAECFRKTFCECQSRMSPSEASALSPQMSRVQEHSRDSNPQVYLSISADNELLGMVTIELFSHIVPKTAENFRALCTGQKGFGLRNSVFHRIVPDFMCQGGDLTNQDGTGGKSIYGNKFEDENFDVRHTGPGLLSMANHGRDTNNSQFFITLKKAEHLDFKHVAFGFVREGMDVVRRMGELGTKTGKPSKKIVITECGQL; encoded by the exons AGTCACCAGCAACCAGtctactctctccatacagcgAGGAATACtacggccactctcagcccaccACCAACCCTCCCCTCCCTGAGCCTGGCTACTTCACCAAGCCCTCAGTCGTACCTGTCCAACCACCAAAGAGCATTGAGGGGAAGCCTGTGGACTTTGGGAAGATCGCCTTTGGCCAGCAGGTCCCTGCTGAGCCTCTTAAGGTGCCTGGCTTTGGTGCTGGAGTAGTAGCCCAGTCCACTCCATCATCTGCTGCCTTTAAATTCAACTCCAACTTCAAATCCAACGATGGGGACTTTACCTTCAAAGCCAAAAACAGTGAGAACCTGTTGGGGCTTCTGACATCAGACATTCCCACCAAATCGGAGGGCCCCTCAGAGGTTGAGCCTCCTAGCCAGGGAGGGATATTTAGCTTTGGCACTAAAAGCATGGCAGGTTTCTCCTTCAGTGATGCAGCCCAGAGTCGGGACAAACCAAACCTGTTTGAAAAAATTGAACAGCCATTTAGTTTCACTGATCAGACCAAGCCGGTATTTGGGCTGGAAAACACAGCGGTGGAGAAAGGACCGGAGAGCGATAACGACAGCACACATGTGGAGGAAGATGAGGATGGGCCTCACTTTGAGCCCATTGTGCCCCTCCCTGACAAAGTAGATGTGaagactggagaggaggaagaagaggagatgtTCTGTAACAGGTCCAAGCTATTCAGATTTGATGCAGAGACAAAggagtggaaagagagggggatcgGCATAGTCAAAATCCTAAAGCACAATACATCAGGGAAAGTGCGTCTGCTGATGAGGAGGGAGCAGGTTCTGAAGATCTGTGCTAACCACTACATCACGCCAGATATGCTCCTGAAACCAATTGCTGGCTCTGACAAGTCCTGGGTTTGGAATGCCATTGATTATGCAGATGAGGAACCAAGGCCTGAGCAACTGGCCATCCGGTATAAAACGGCAGACGAGGCATTGCTCTTCAAAACAAAGTTTGAAGAGGCTCAGAAGATAGTTCCCAAATCTCCAGAAAAGCTGCAAGATCAGCCAGATAGGAAAGCAACTTCTCCTAATTCATCTGCTCCTCAGGTGACAAACTTTGCTGCCCAGTTTGCAAAGAAGGACGGGGAGTGGCACTGCAATGTGTGTTATGTAAGAAATGCTGCTACAATTATGCAGTGTGTTGCCTGTCAGACTGCCAACCCTAATTccctgtcagagacagacagcaaactGGCTACTGAAACCAAAGGCTTTACTAGTGAGGCAGCTTCAGTGAGAGGATTTACTTTTGGATTTGGAGCTGACTTGTCAAAAGACACAAGCAGCGCAGGATCTATTGGAAAGGGATTTGGGGCTTTTGGAGCTCAGATACCCTCCTCCTTTACGTTTGGAACCAGTGGCACCACTTCTATACCTGTTGCTGGTTTTGGAGCCCAGTTTGGTAAGAATAAAGAAACCACAGCAGAAGTAGCAGCAGCATCAAAGCCCTTAACCAATCCATTAGGTTCTGGATTTGGTGCCCAGTTTGGCAAAAAGCCAGGGCAGTGGGACTGTGACGTGTGTGCTGTAAGAAACCAGGCCTCCTCAAACAGTTGTGTTTCTTGTCAAACTCCAAACCATGCAGCCAAAACTGTTGTAGATAGAGCAGCAGCATCAAAGCCCTTAACCAATCCATTAGGTTCTGGATTTGGTGCCCAGTTTGGCAAAAAGCCAGGGCAGTGGGACTGTGACGTGTGTGCTGTAAGAAACCAGGCCTCCTCAAACAGTTGTGTTTCTTGTCAAACTCCAAACCATGCAGCCAAAACTGTTGTAGATAGAGCAGCAGCATCAAAGCCCTTAACCAATCCATTAGGTTCTGGATTTGGTGCCCAGTTTGGCAAAAAGCCAGGGCAGTGGGACTGTGACGTGTGTGCTGTAAGAAACCAGGCCTCCTCAAACAGTTGTGTTTCTTGTCAAACTCCAAACCATGCAGCCAAAACTGTTGTAGATAGAGCAGCAGCATCAAAGCCCTTAACCAATCCATTAGGTTCTGGATTTGGTGCCCAGTTTAGCAAAAAGCCAGGGCAGTGGGACTGTGACGTGTGTGCTGTAAGAAACCAGGCCTCCTCAAACAGTTGTGTTTCTTGTCAAACTCCAAATCCCTCAGCAAAATCAACAGTTGCGGTAGCACCACCACCAAAGCCAACAGTGTCGGGATTTGGTGATCTTTTTGCTAAGAGGGACAGACAATGGGACTGTGACACCTGTCTAGTGAGGAATGATGCATCAGTTTCTAAGTGTGTTTCCTGCCAGACACCCAATGCTAGCAGCACCTCCTCTCTTGGGGCCATGTTTGCCAAACAGGGGGGACAGTGGGACTGTGACACATGTCTAGTCAGAAACGATAGCTCTgctagtcaatgtgtctcctgtCAGACACCCAACACTAAGAGCACAGCCACCCCCTCCAGCTCATCCTTCAGCTTTAGCTTTGGGAGTCAAAGTACATCTACTCAGCCTGTAGGCAATGTGTTTAAAGCAAACTTCAACAGTGACAGCTCTTTTCAGTTTGGCACAAGCAAAGTTGATACAGGTGCCCCTGCATCCTTCAAGTTTGAGACCCCTCAGGCTGAAAGCAGTGGCTCCAGTGCTGCAGGCTTCTCTTTCAATATGCCCGTCCCAGCAGGTGGCTTTAAGTTTGGCACTCAAGAAACGGCAAAGGAAACCCCACCAGATGAAACTCAGACTCCTGCTTCAGGGTCTGCGTCCATGTTCCTGAAGAATATCGCAGAGCAgcacagagaaaaagagaaggaatCTGACGTTGGTATACCTGCATCAGTGCCTTCAGTGGACAACACTGATGAGAATGGCAAACCTAATGACTTCAGTTTTGCAGATTTGGCTAAGAACTCACAAGGAGACTTCAAGTTTGGACAGACCGATTCCAATTGCAAAGAGTTCAGCCACGGTGGCGAGCAGCTGTTTACTTCCCTTCAGTCAAACCAGTGGGCAGACACTTCCGCTGACCAGGATGAAGAGGATGTATACAAAACAGAAGAGAATGACGATATCCAGTTTGAACCTGTGGTCCAGATGCCTGATAAAGTGGACCTGGTcacaggagaggaggatgaacAGGCCCTTTACTCACAGAGAGTAAAGCTCTTCAGGTTTGACGGAGACATCAGCCAgtggaaggagaggggtgttggAGTCCTAAAGTTCCTGAAGAATGCCACCAACGGCAGGCTGAGGGTGCTGATGAGGAGAGAGCAGGTCCTAAAGGTGTGTGCCAACCACTGGATCACCACCACCATGAACTTGAAGCCCTTGGCTGGTTCCGACAAAGCTTGGATGTGGCTTGCTAATGACTTCTCAGAAGGAGATGCCAAACTGGAGCAACTCGCTGCCAAGTTTAAAACCCCGGAGCTGGCTGAGGAGTTCAAGCTTAAGTTTGAGGAGTGTCAGAGGCTCCTGTTGGACATCCCACTGCAGACTCCTCACAAGCTTGTTGACACAGGCAGAACTGCACATCTCATCCAGAAGGCAGAGGAGATGAAGTCCGGTCTGAAAGACCTTAAATCCTTCCTGACTGATGACAAAACAAAGATCAAGGAGGATGACAGCCAAGCTAACATCACAACAGCCAGTAACACCTCTGGTCTGATCATCAAGCCCCACGTGGAGAGCACTGGGCCTACCTTAGAATGGGACAACTATGACCTGAGAGAGGAGGCTCTGGACGACAGTGCTGACACATCTGTCTACACCTCACCCCTGGCAAGCAGCCCTATCAGGAAGAACCTCTTCTGCTTTGGAGAATCCACAGCTGGCTTTAACTTCAGCTTCCAGCCTGTCATCAGTCCTACCAAGTCACCGGCCAAGCTGAACCAGAGCGGGGTGTCTGTGGACGAGGAGCAAGACGTGacccaggaggaggagagggatggccTGTACTTTGAGCCTGTGGTTCCCCTGCCAGACCTGGTGGAGATCTCTACTGGAGAGGAGAATGAAAATGTGTGTTTCAGCCACAGAGCAAAGCTGTATCGCTATGACAAAGACCTGAACCAGTGGAAGGAGAGGGGCATTGGAGACCTTAAGATACTGCAGAACTACGACACCAAACGAGTCAGACTCCTCATGAGGCGGGACCAAGTCCTGAAGATCTGCGCCAACCACTGGGTCACGTCTTCTATGAAGTTGGAGCCCATGAAGGGTGCTGAGAAGGCCTGGGTCTGGAGTGCCATTGACTTTGCTGAGGTAGCTGAGGGAAATGTGGAGCAGTTAGCAGTGCGGTTTAAACTGCAGGATGTGGCCAACTATTTCAGAGACATCTTTGACAGGGCTAAAACCGCCCAAGAGAATGAGATTCTGGTCACTCCCATAGCCTCATGTGAGACCCTTCCTCCGGAGGTAGCAACAGCTCCAGGGATGACAGTGTGTGGACAGGCTGCTGTGGCCATCCTGGAGGAGACCACCAGAGAACGGACAGAGCTGACTTCTGAGACTTTCCACACCCCTGACAGCACTTCCACACCACACAGCCCTCTCAACCCCTCTAAGATGGTGATGTCTCCTCCCAAGTTCCTCTTCGGAACTGACTCTCTCCAGAAGATCTTTGGCAGCAGCCTCCTTTTGTCCAAGGAGGATGGTTCTTCAGAAAGCACCAAGGCTAAAGACAGCGGTTGGACCTCCCAGTCCTCACCTGCATTCAAAATCCCAGAAAAGG GATTGGATTTTAGGCTTTTCAAAGATAACCCAATGGCTTTTTGGACCAGCACCTCATCCACCCAATTTGAGCCCCCAG CACCCCCCCAGGCACGGGCTGATGATGACAGTGAGGTGGAGGTGGTGTACGAGAGGCAGCCGACTGCGGAGCAGGCTGCTTTGGCCAGGGAACTCTTGCTGCCTCTCACCTTCTTCTGCTACCAGAACGAACCAGGAAACACTAATGACGACCAGACGGACG ATGAGGACTTTGAGACTGCAGTTAAAGCGCTGAACGGAAAACTTTACCCGGATCCTCCTGAGAGAAAGGCTGCAAATTCTG CAGCTCAGGCCGAGATAGGTGCTGAGGGTCTGTACCCGGAGGTTGAGGTGGTGTTGGAGAAGAGGTCTACTCCAGATGAGGAGCAGAAAGCCAAGCCGCTGCAGCTGCCTCCAACTTTTTCTGATGTAGTCGGCAAGGCAGAGAAAGACCAGCCAGAGGACTTCAAGACAGAG gaTGCAGAGAGAAGCGCACACCCTGTTTCATCTGAGGCTGTGTCCTCCAGCACCGGCGATACAGTGCCAGAACAACAGTTCCCAGACCAGTCCCCCAGCAGCCAGGTACAGGTTCCAGATCTGTCTGAGGCAGAGGCGGAGTTCCCAGctcagtcagtaaccatccaGGAGGCAGAGGTCCAGCAGACTCCAGATCAGTCAGACTCCACTCCAACACGGTCTCAGACTGCGGTCTCCAGCAGCGGGGAGCAGGCTCAAACTTCAAACCCTTCAGCAAAACCTGTTGCTTGTGCCCCAGCTTTGGTGACTGCCTCATTTGGATTTGGTGCACAGTTTGTCAAAAAGCCAGGGCAGTGGGAGTGTGACGCATGTCTTGTTAGAAATGAGGAGTCTGCAAGCAGTTGTGTTTCTTGTCAAACTCCAAACCCTGCAGCCAGCAGTGGTAAGCAGGCTCCAGATCAGTCAGACTCTACTCCTGCAGCTACCAGCAGCAGCCCTATAGACCTGTCTACCAAGAAGACCTCTGAGCCGGACTCCACATCGACATTTACGACAACCATTACTCAGG ATGCTCCAAACTCATTTGGCTCCTTGGGCTTCAGTGATCTGGGAGGGGAAGGGATCTCCTTCGCTGATCTGGCACAGAACACCGGGGGTGAATTCGCCTTCGGAAAACAAG ATTCTAACTTCTCGTGGGCGAATGCCGGGGCTACGTTGTTTGGAGCTGCAGCCTCACCCAATgctgaaggaggggaggagaggagtcatGAAGAGGACGCTAATAATGTAGAAATTCACTTTGATCCCATAGTCACCCTACCAGAG gtgGAGACTAAGTcaggggaggaggatgaggagatccTGTTTAAGGAGCGTACCAAGCTGTACCGCTGGGAGAGAGACCTGGGCCAGtggaaggagaggggtgtgggAGACATCAAGATCCTCTTCCACCCCGATAAGAGGTTCTACCGGGTGCTGATGAGGAGGGAGCAGGTGCTGAAGGTGTGTGCCAATCACACCATCTGCCAGAGCATGGAGCTCAAACCCATGAACACCTCTAACCAAGCCCTCGTCTGGACCGCTACCGACTTTGCAG AGGGTGAGGGTAAGGTGGAGCAGTTGGCAGCCAAGTTCAAAACAGCAGAGCTGGCTGAGTGTTTCAGGAAGACCTTCTGTGAGTGTCAGAGCCGTATGAGCCCATCAGAGGCCTCGGCCCTCTCCCCCCAGATGTCCAGGGTCCAGGAACATTCCAGAGACTCCAACCCCCAG GTgtacctctccatctctgctgACAACGAGCTGCTGGGAATGGTCACCATAGAACTGTTCTCTCACATTGTCCCCAAGACGGCTGAGAACTTCAGAGCGCTGTGTACAGGACAGAAAGGCTTCGGGCTGCGCAACTCTGTCTTCCACAGGATCGTACCGGACTTCATGTGTCAG GGTGGCGACCTCACCAACCAGGACGGGACAGGAGGGAAGTCCATCTACGGGAACAAGTTTGAGGATGAGAACTTTGACGTGCGCCACACGGGTCCGGGGCTGCTGTCCATGGCCAACCATGGCCGAGACACCAACAACTCCCAGTTCTTCATCACATTGAAGAAGGCTGAGCACCTGGACTTTAAACACGTGGCCTTTGGCTTCGTCAGAGAGGGCATGGATGTGGTCCGCAGAATGGGAGAGCTGGGCACCAAAACTGGCAAACCCAGCAAGAAGATTGTCATCACCGAATGTGGACAACTGTAG